Proteins co-encoded in one Oceanidesulfovibrio indonesiensis genomic window:
- a CDS encoding glycosyltransferase family 2 protein codes for MSTGPAPEADARPLVSVVVPTYNQACYLPACLDSIMFQEYPRIEIIVVADPSPDATFGVLEEYAAGLSETVSYASRYDAESDTVERTIHPRYPAGRDLLIILNGTRVGHGGSYNQGMRRARGEFVTYVASDDIAHTSMIAELAAPLIKNDADFSYADMHIVDDDGRILRRFSLPEYSFHYSFADWYLVGVAKLYRRELHDQHGYFDETYTANDHECYLRFAMAEARFLHIPRVLYSVRSHQGREQDVHSPESWNRLMRESSELAVKARRFLKGKE; via the coding sequence ATGTCCACTGGTCCTGCTCCCGAAGCGGATGCGCGTCCACTCGTCTCCGTCGTCGTGCCTACGTACAACCAGGCCTGCTATCTGCCGGCCTGCCTCGACTCCATCATGTTCCAGGAGTACCCGCGAATCGAGATCATTGTAGTGGCGGACCCTTCGCCGGACGCAACATTCGGAGTGCTGGAGGAATACGCCGCCGGTCTCTCGGAAACTGTTTCCTACGCCTCGCGGTACGACGCCGAGTCAGACACGGTGGAACGTACCATCCACCCCCGCTACCCGGCCGGGCGAGACTTGTTAATCATCCTGAACGGTACACGCGTCGGCCACGGCGGGTCGTACAACCAGGGCATGCGCCGCGCCCGCGGCGAGTTCGTGACCTACGTGGCTTCGGACGACATCGCGCACACGTCCATGATAGCCGAGCTGGCGGCGCCGCTCATCAAAAACGATGCGGACTTCAGCTACGCTGACATGCACATCGTGGACGACGACGGTCGCATTCTGCGGCGGTTCTCTTTGCCTGAATACTCCTTCCACTACAGCTTCGCGGACTGGTATCTGGTCGGGGTGGCCAAGCTCTACCGCCGGGAACTGCACGATCAGCACGGATACTTCGACGAGACATACACGGCCAACGACCACGAATGCTACCTGCGCTTCGCCATGGCCGAGGCGCGTTTCCTCCACATCCCGCGGGTGCTGTACTCAGTGCGCAGCCACCAAGGCCGCGAGCAGGACGTCCACAGTCCGGAAAGCTGGAACAGATTGATGCGCGAATCCAGTGAACTCGCAGTAAAAGCTCGTCGGTTTTTGAAAGGAAAGGAATAG
- a CDS encoding metallophosphoesterase family protein yields MIRFVHAADIHLDSPLVGLANYEGAPVERLRGATRQALGRLVDFVIAQRVPLLLIAGDVYDGDWQDFNTGLHFNRQMIRLAEHGVQVVMIHGNHDADNVMTRRLPTPENVHVLDHKAPETLVLDELGVAVHGQSFATRAVTQNLAAGYPPGRPDLFNIGLLHTALGTAGYDPYAPCSMDDLLAKRYEYWALGHVHEHAVLHKDPHIVFAGCVQGRHVREPGAKGCVLVEAEGRHVKVTFHPLDVVRWDVVHADVSGAAEPEEAVQLWRESFEVAMERAQGVSLACRAVLTGRCRAHSVLQKDAGSTAALVQNAAAEASRGSAWIEKILVQTGPEIDFQELARSDTPQGDLLRFVDQCAEDPEAFAQLEADVTALAGRIARTGAMVPDFDDPDERRRIMHEARDLILPRLAEGEEG; encoded by the coding sequence ATGATCCGTTTCGTCCACGCCGCCGATATCCATCTGGACAGTCCGCTCGTGGGGCTCGCAAACTACGAGGGCGCTCCGGTGGAACGGTTGCGCGGCGCAACCCGCCAGGCTCTGGGCAGGCTTGTGGATTTCGTCATCGCCCAGCGCGTGCCGCTGCTGCTCATCGCCGGTGACGTCTACGATGGCGACTGGCAGGATTTCAATACGGGCCTGCACTTCAACCGCCAGATGATCCGCCTGGCCGAGCACGGCGTGCAGGTCGTCATGATCCACGGCAACCACGACGCCGACAACGTCATGACCAGGCGGCTGCCCACGCCGGAGAACGTGCATGTACTGGACCACAAGGCTCCGGAAACTCTGGTGCTCGATGAACTCGGCGTGGCCGTGCATGGGCAAAGCTTCGCAACCAGAGCCGTCACGCAGAATCTCGCAGCAGGATATCCGCCAGGCCGGCCCGACCTCTTCAACATCGGCCTGCTGCATACGGCGTTGGGCACGGCCGGGTACGATCCGTACGCGCCGTGCTCCATGGATGACCTCCTGGCCAAACGCTACGAGTACTGGGCGCTCGGCCACGTGCACGAACATGCCGTGCTCCACAAAGACCCGCACATTGTCTTTGCCGGATGCGTGCAGGGCCGGCACGTGCGCGAGCCCGGGGCCAAGGGCTGCGTGCTGGTGGAGGCCGAGGGCCGGCACGTGAAAGTCACCTTCCATCCGCTGGATGTGGTGCGCTGGGATGTTGTGCACGCCGACGTCTCGGGCGCAGCCGAACCCGAAGAGGCCGTGCAGCTCTGGCGCGAGTCCTTCGAGGTGGCGATGGAGCGCGCCCAGGGCGTGTCCCTTGCGTGCCGCGCCGTGCTCACAGGCCGCTGCCGAGCGCATAGCGTCTTGCAGAAGGATGCCGGCAGCACGGCCGCCCTCGTGCAGAACGCCGCTGCCGAGGCCTCCCGCGGCAGCGCCTGGATTGAAAAGATACTCGTGCAGACCGGGCCGGAAATTGATTTCCAGGAGCTGGCACGGAGCGACACGCCCCAGGGCGACTTGTTGCGGTTCGTTGACCAGTGCGCCGAAGACCCCGAGGCGTTCGCGCAGCTCGAAGCCGACGTGACGGCCCTGGCCGGCCGCATCGCCCGCACAGGCGCCATGGTTCCGGACTTCGACGATCCGGACGAGCGGCGGCGGATCATGCACGAGGCGCGCGACCTCATCCTGCCGCGCCTGGCCGAAGGGGAGGAGGGCTGA